A single Alcanivorax borkumensis SK2 DNA region contains:
- a CDS encoding GNAT family N-acetyltransferase — protein MASYPFLELTFFQALQDCGAASPQTGWSPCHVAQEHGWLPLYARSHSQGEYVFDFNWAEAYQRHGLAYYPKLVTSVPFTPVVGPRWRGQWTAETLWQTVSEKMEEQQASGWHLLFADQASREALEGLPLVSRQACHFRWFNGGYADFDDFLARFQSRKRKNVRKERRQITEQGIHIERRRGAQIQADDWAFFYRCYASTYLKRGQMPYLNEDFFLAIAQQQGEQLMLVLAWDGNTRAPIAAALYFFDDTQLYGRYWGCLQERDCLHFELCYYQGIEFAIEQQLQEFDPGVQGEHKILRGFEPVITWSLHHLREPAFQQAIADFCQEEARHVHGYQQEARSLLPFRRED, from the coding sequence TTGGCGTCTTATCCGTTCCTTGAACTGACATTTTTCCAAGCGTTGCAGGATTGCGGTGCTGCCTCGCCGCAAACGGGCTGGTCACCCTGCCATGTGGCGCAAGAGCACGGTTGGTTGCCCCTGTATGCACGCTCTCACTCCCAGGGCGAGTATGTATTTGATTTTAATTGGGCTGAGGCTTATCAGCGTCATGGTTTGGCCTATTACCCTAAACTGGTGACCTCGGTACCGTTCACCCCAGTAGTGGGGCCGCGTTGGCGCGGACAGTGGACCGCAGAGACACTTTGGCAAACCGTCAGCGAAAAAATGGAAGAGCAGCAGGCCAGCGGTTGGCATCTGCTGTTTGCGGACCAGGCAAGTCGTGAAGCGTTGGAAGGTTTGCCACTGGTGTCTCGTCAGGCCTGCCATTTTCGCTGGTTCAATGGTGGTTATGCTGATTTCGATGATTTCTTGGCGCGCTTTCAATCACGCAAGCGCAAGAACGTGCGCAAGGAGCGGCGGCAAATTACCGAGCAGGGGATTCATATTGAGCGTCGCCGGGGCGCACAGATTCAGGCGGATGACTGGGCTTTCTTCTACCGGTGTTATGCGAGCACTTACCTCAAGCGGGGGCAAATGCCGTATCTGAACGAGGATTTTTTCTTGGCGATAGCACAGCAGCAAGGTGAGCAGTTGATGCTGGTGTTGGCCTGGGACGGAAATACCCGGGCCCCGATCGCGGCGGCGTTGTATTTCTTTGATGACACTCAGCTCTATGGCCGTTATTGGGGCTGCCTGCAAGAGCGCGATTGTCTGCATTTCGAGCTGTGTTACTACCAGGGAATCGAATTTGCCATTGAGCAGCAGCTACAGGAGTTTGATCCGGGAGTGCAGGGTGAGCACAAAATTCTGCGTGGCTTTGAACCGGTGATTACCTGGTCATTACATCATTTACGCGAGCCAGCTTTTCAACAGGCGATCGCGGATTTCTGCCAAGAGGAAGCGCGGCACGTGCATGGCTACCAGCAGGAGGCTCGCAGTCTGTTACCGTTCCGGCGGGAAGATTGA
- a CDS encoding START domain-containing protein, which produces MLAFSTLCSPAFSNEDQDWTLVSDRNDIQVYMKHRDESRLKTFRGVTRFPLKDEYSLVALLNDYPSYPKWLHFVDSAEEFGRANPLDRQLRFTTQLPWPLADREAVLRAKVTQVLDPNPNSVKITLINQPDALPPTKNYIRFPEMTGILAFSRLSNHQIEMTYELILDPGGYIPAWIANILLRDAPYFTLERLRRIINKPEYQNHYYDYIDLNGPGRLVDATPQAAPAPH; this is translated from the coding sequence TTGCTTGCATTCTCTACGCTTTGCTCACCGGCATTCAGTAATGAAGATCAGGATTGGACCCTGGTCAGTGACCGCAATGATATTCAGGTGTATATGAAGCACCGGGATGAGTCACGCCTGAAGACGTTTCGTGGCGTCACCCGCTTCCCCCTGAAAGACGAGTACTCCCTGGTCGCACTGCTCAACGATTACCCCTCGTATCCTAAATGGCTGCATTTTGTCGATAGTGCCGAGGAGTTCGGCCGCGCCAACCCCCTCGACCGTCAGTTACGCTTCACCACTCAACTGCCTTGGCCGCTGGCCGACCGAGAAGCCGTATTACGCGCAAAAGTGACCCAAGTGCTGGATCCTAATCCCAATTCGGTGAAAATCACCCTGATCAACCAACCGGATGCCCTGCCCCCCACCAAGAACTATATCCGCTTTCCTGAAATGACCGGGATACTAGCCTTTAGCCGCCTGAGCAACCACCAAATAGAAATGACCTATGAACTGATTCTGGACCCGGGCGGCTACATCCCCGCCTGGATTGCCAATATTCTGCTACGCGATGCGCCTTACTTCACGCTAGAACGACTTCGCCGTATCATCAACAAACCGGAATACCAGAATCATTATTACGATTACATTGACCTTAATGGCCCGGGCAGGCTTGTAGACGCGACGCCTCAGGCCGCACCAGCGCCCCACTGA
- a CDS encoding lysophospholipid acyltransferase family protein: protein MVMRLFFFLYSWLIFVPLMLATTLVAGLVCLLLIPFLPTDKVAKLTAVPWARLCLLYSGVRVEVDGRHHLQPGQSYVIVANHLSQFDIFVLYGYLGIDFRWVMKHELRKVPIIGICSEKLGHIFINRSDTEAAVASLNNARARLANGASVLFFPEGTRSRDGQLKPFKKGAFKMAQALQLPVLPITLSGTFDILPAGTLRLHPGATARLVMHPALTVTGNTEAELQALVQQSRSAIAAPLRDSSSQLPF, encoded by the coding sequence ATGGTAATGCGATTGTTTTTCTTTCTGTATAGTTGGCTGATCTTTGTGCCGCTCATGCTGGCGACCACGCTGGTGGCAGGCTTGGTCTGTTTACTACTTATTCCTTTTCTACCCACTGACAAAGTCGCAAAACTCACCGCCGTACCTTGGGCCAGGCTCTGCCTTCTTTATAGTGGTGTGCGAGTAGAGGTTGATGGCCGCCATCACCTCCAGCCCGGCCAAAGTTACGTCATCGTCGCCAACCACCTCAGTCAATTCGATATTTTTGTATTGTACGGTTATCTAGGCATAGATTTTCGTTGGGTAATGAAACACGAACTACGCAAGGTTCCGATTATCGGTATCTGCAGCGAAAAACTGGGCCATATTTTTATTAATCGGTCCGACACTGAAGCAGCCGTTGCCTCCTTGAATAACGCCCGCGCACGCTTGGCCAATGGGGCCAGCGTGTTATTCTTTCCTGAAGGCACCCGCAGCCGCGATGGACAATTGAAACCCTTCAAAAAAGGCGCCTTCAAGATGGCTCAGGCGCTGCAGCTACCCGTGCTGCCTATCACCCTGTCGGGAACATTCGACATTTTGCCCGCCGGAACCTTAAGACTGCATCCCGGCGCCACCGCTCGCCTGGTTATGCACCCCGCACTCACAGTAACCGGCAACACTGAGGCCGAACTGCAAGCTCTCGTCCAGCAAAGCCGCAGCGCCATTGCCGCCCCGTTAAGGGACAGCTCATCACAACTACCGTTCTAA
- a CDS encoding cold-shock protein produces MNLSKPLTIFYVIVTLLLALPGAWLLFAPEMALVTIHENLAMIQVSNIHSQQTGLGLLLAAAVNLVCLMGGRQRLPLHVAVLFYLAGLVASHGNTVFTHQAWLWVPVLVYLLPLIPFGKLVPANLPMPSLPGSNGQQRGEVKWFNPNKGFGFILTDSGEELFVHFKAVQNGGRRSLRTGTKVRFDTRMSDRGEQADNVYIEQ; encoded by the coding sequence ATGAATCTCTCTAAACCGCTGACTATATTTTACGTCATCGTCACCCTGTTACTTGCCCTCCCCGGTGCTTGGCTTTTGTTTGCCCCGGAAATGGCCTTGGTGACCATTCATGAAAACCTGGCCATGATTCAGGTTTCCAACATCCACAGCCAACAAACCGGTCTGGGTCTGCTACTAGCCGCTGCCGTTAACTTGGTCTGCCTGATGGGCGGTCGCCAACGTTTGCCACTGCATGTGGCTGTGCTGTTCTATCTGGCCGGCTTGGTGGCCAGCCACGGTAATACCGTATTCACCCATCAAGCGTGGTTGTGGGTACCGGTGTTGGTCTATCTGCTGCCGTTGATTCCTTTCGGCAAGCTGGTGCCGGCTAACCTACCCATGCCCTCCCTGCCCGGCAGCAATGGCCAGCAGCGCGGTGAAGTGAAGTGGTTCAACCCAAACAAGGGTTTTGGCTTCATTCTTACCGACAGCGGTGAAGAACTGTTTGTTCATTTCAAAGCGGTACAGAACGGCGGCCGCCGCAGTCTGCGCACCGGCACCAAGGTCCGCTTCGATACCCGCATGTCCGATCGCGGCGAACAGGCCGATAACGTCTATATCGAACAATAA
- a CDS encoding sodium:solute symporter, translating to MTLAIADWIVLAGYLCIVLGIGIYFSRRNTNTEEYFVGGRRFRGWVIGLSLVGTSISSITFLAYPADAFLTDWLRYLPNLALLPAMLVAAFVFLPFFRRENMTSAYEFLELRYGPSIRVYGAIAFLVAQLVRLAMILWLLSLLIQQVTDLTPTTAIILGGFFVGFYTVIGGIDAVIWTDVLQTVILLLGGLVCLWVILEALPGGLNQVFEQAGQAGKFALAPWENGAPAETSWSFSLSEKTATMMLLIGLTNWLTEYSSNQNTVQRYCASQSTKEARRGLWVYLFTALPIWAFYMLLGTALWVFFQVYPDAQASAILTGETRAETLMPHFITGYLPAGVAGLVIAAALAAAMSSLDSSINSITTVSVVDLYRRHLRPGRDDRHYLKVAWAIAAAVTGVMILGALWLNQADTKTLQDTSTILVSLLGGGMLGLYLLGFFSKKGNARAAWVGIGCTLVFTSWTILTNNQLLPEALSAPFDLYYTGLIGNVLMFLVGYVVALLWPAASVAPVSPQPAAEG from the coding sequence ATGACTCTGGCAATCGCTGACTGGATTGTCCTTGCTGGGTACCTTTGTATCGTGCTGGGCATCGGTATCTATTTCTCACGCCGCAACACCAATACCGAAGAATATTTTGTAGGCGGTCGCCGTTTTCGCGGCTGGGTAATAGGTCTGTCATTAGTAGGCACATCCATCAGCTCCATTACCTTCTTGGCCTATCCCGCCGACGCCTTCCTGACCGACTGGTTACGCTACCTACCTAACCTGGCCCTACTGCCTGCCATGCTGGTGGCAGCTTTCGTTTTTTTGCCTTTTTTTCGGCGCGAAAATATGACCAGCGCCTATGAATTCCTCGAGTTACGCTATGGTCCATCCATCCGAGTATATGGTGCCATTGCGTTTCTGGTGGCGCAGTTGGTGCGCCTAGCCATGATCCTGTGGCTGCTCTCTCTTTTGATACAACAAGTCACCGATCTAACACCCACCACCGCCATTATTCTAGGTGGGTTTTTTGTTGGCTTTTACACCGTCATCGGAGGTATTGATGCGGTAATCTGGACCGATGTGCTGCAAACCGTCATTTTGTTACTGGGCGGCCTCGTCTGCCTGTGGGTGATTCTCGAGGCGCTGCCCGGCGGGCTCAACCAAGTGTTCGAACAAGCAGGTCAGGCCGGCAAGTTTGCCCTGGCGCCCTGGGAAAACGGTGCTCCCGCAGAGACCTCTTGGTCGTTCTCGCTGAGCGAAAAGACCGCCACCATGATGCTGTTGATCGGCCTCACCAACTGGCTCACAGAATACTCCAGCAACCAGAACACCGTGCAACGGTATTGCGCCTCCCAATCCACTAAGGAAGCGCGTCGCGGGCTCTGGGTATACCTATTCACCGCCCTGCCTATCTGGGCGTTCTACATGCTATTGGGCACGGCCCTGTGGGTGTTCTTTCAGGTTTATCCGGACGCCCAGGCAAGCGCGATTCTGACCGGTGAAACTCGGGCTGAAACTCTGATGCCCCATTTCATTACCGGCTACCTGCCCGCTGGCGTGGCCGGGCTGGTGATTGCAGCAGCTCTGGCCGCCGCCATGAGCTCACTGGATTCCAGCATCAACTCCATCACTACCGTTAGCGTGGTTGACCTGTATCGCCGTCATCTGCGTCCTGGCCGCGATGATCGCCACTACCTAAAAGTGGCCTGGGCCATCGCCGCCGCCGTCACGGGAGTCATGATTCTCGGAGCGCTGTGGCTAAATCAGGCTGATACCAAAACACTACAAGACACGTCAACCATCCTAGTGTCACTGCTTGGCGGGGGAATGCTAGGGTTATATTTGCTGGGCTTTTTCAGCAAGAAGGGCAATGCGCGGGCCGCTTGGGTGGGGATTGGTTGCACCCTGGTATTCACTAGCTGGACCATTCTTACCAACAACCAGCTTTTACCGGAGGCACTAAGCGCCCCCTTTGACCTGTATTACACCGGACTGATTGGCAATGTGCTGATGTTTCTGGTCGGCTACGTGGTGGCTTTGCTCTGGCCTGCAGCCTCGGTGGCGCCGGTTTCACCCCAGCCCGCTGCCGAGGGCTGA
- a CDS encoding sialidase family protein: MLKRAFHLLIGAALVAGYFAATPERLWQPPPQLLAVEPAPVPSDSQWQIRFASDADTRMVHAASMVELPDGRLRAFWFAGTREGAADVSINSAIFDPQLGTWSDEIVSVTREQISQGWGRHIRKLGNALPVLDEDGRMRLFVVAVSFGGWAASRLVVLESSDMGASWEFDTSLVATPFLNISTLVKTPPIHYSDGTIGLPVYHEMIGKFGEILRLDRDNRILGKARIGHGRKAIQPLVLVDNNNHAVSFLRNENEPNNGYLYQSSSNDGGWTWTPLEYSPLDNPSSALGGVAMGPGHWLVATNCNREERDDLCIRETRDSGQHWEDRWFFHNREQWRGNALEPGTFVDLVDDEFAGETIPEDRRLLLERVKANKCHGDHGCAFQYDYPYMVRTRNGDLHMLYTWNKTAIRHAWLKADTVGRTPHNNSQRKEITYVD, encoded by the coding sequence ATGCTTAAGCGAGCGTTTCATCTTTTGATCGGTGCTGCCTTAGTGGCAGGTTATTTTGCTGCAACACCGGAGCGGCTTTGGCAACCGCCACCGCAGTTGCTGGCCGTAGAACCTGCACCGGTGCCCTCTGATTCCCAGTGGCAAATCCGCTTTGCGTCGGATGCGGACACCCGCATGGTACACGCAGCCTCTATGGTGGAGTTGCCGGATGGCCGGTTGCGCGCTTTTTGGTTCGCCGGGACCCGTGAAGGGGCGGCAGATGTGTCTATTAATTCCGCTATCTTTGACCCTCAATTAGGAACCTGGTCTGACGAGATCGTATCTGTCACACGTGAACAGATTTCCCAAGGCTGGGGTAGGCACATTCGCAAGCTGGGTAATGCGCTGCCGGTGTTGGATGAGGATGGCCGCATGCGTTTGTTTGTGGTCGCAGTGAGCTTCGGCGGCTGGGCGGCCAGCCGATTGGTGGTGCTGGAATCCTCGGATATGGGCGCCAGTTGGGAATTTGACACCTCATTGGTGGCCACGCCGTTTCTGAATATAAGCACCCTAGTGAAAACCCCGCCTATCCATTACAGCGATGGCACCATCGGTTTACCGGTGTACCACGAAATGATTGGCAAGTTTGGCGAGATTCTGCGTTTGGATAGGGATAATCGTATTCTCGGTAAAGCCCGTATCGGGCATGGGCGCAAGGCGATTCAGCCACTTGTGCTGGTGGATAATAATAACCATGCAGTTTCTTTCTTGCGCAATGAGAACGAGCCCAATAATGGCTATTTATACCAATCCTCCAGTAACGATGGAGGTTGGACATGGACGCCGCTGGAATATTCTCCCTTAGATAATCCCAGTTCCGCCCTTGGTGGCGTGGCTATGGGGCCTGGGCACTGGTTGGTAGCGACCAACTGTAACCGTGAAGAGCGTGATGATCTGTGTATTCGCGAAACTCGTGATTCCGGGCAGCACTGGGAAGATCGGTGGTTTTTCCATAATCGGGAGCAGTGGAGAGGTAATGCGTTAGAGCCAGGAACCTTTGTAGATCTGGTCGATGATGAGTTTGCTGGGGAAACGATTCCCGAAGATCGACGTCTTCTTTTGGAGCGAGTAAAGGCCAACAAATGTCATGGCGACCACGGATGTGCATTCCAGTATGACTATCCTTATATGGTGCGCACAAGGAACGGGGATCTGCACATGCTTTACACCTGGAACAAGACGGCTATCCGCCATGCCTGGTTAAAAGCCGATACGGTGGGCCGTACGCCGCACAACAATAGTCAGCGCAAGGAGATCACTTATGTCGATTGA